The segment ATTTCGAAACTttaacaagtgacaatttctgtttaaaaaagtatgtagataatataatagtattttatgcaactgttgtataagaagggtaaaAAAAAGCGAGTGGCGtgggttacaatgtgagccggagccgcaAGCGTGGGcaaacattgtaaaggaatacacCACAAGCATTATTTGACCCACTTATACAAcattgcatacaatactttttctatacTACtgacttgtaaataaaatgcaaaatgaatttaaaaaaactttataagaGTGGGATACgtcaaaatgaaaaacattgtctgAATTGTCTATGGTTAACGTGCACCGTCTATGTGCACGCAGTCGCACccggtgtgcacaggccttaagacgaaagtggaggacccgtccgaaatcaccttttcatacaaacgtaggcctcattttcctctctggattttaacattatcgaaaatattttgacacaatttgttgtatatcaaccacatctatgattttttacttattatgggagttaaaagcatttaaaattttgtatgaaatctgtttttcgctcctaatttttataataatacaaaaattgaaaaagtcaaacgtaactatggttgatatacatcaaattatgtaaacatattttccaaaatctgaatatccagagaggaaaatgaggactacgtttgtatggagaatcggtcgtcttctttcctcttaactGACTGGCCTTCACATTGTGGCCTATTTACACATTGATAAGATATTTGCTACTTGCGTTGGTTAACATCAATGTGTCCTAAGAATTAActaatttaatacaaaaaaatatgacttttaCTATTATTATCGGGGCCACTATGACTATTTATGCCTACATTTGGTCATCTTAAAGGAAGAACATTAGGCATTGCGAGATTATTATTTGTCTCTTAATTTTGTCCTTTGATTTTATAAGTAGACTAATAGGGCGTAAATTAAAAAgatgaatttataaaaaatgtcgTTTTattcacagaataaataatttcaccCACATCATCATGGTCATTATTGCTAAGATCAGAGTATTAACCATTGTAACAAACCACAAAATTTACAACAGAATCTATagaaatgacgtccattttcaAACTTTACGCTTGATTTTCTATAATACTATTTCGAAGTTTTTCAATTTCCAACTAAAAAGGTTTAGTGTTTTAGGATTTTGATTATTTCTTTTGGTTTGGTTCTTTTTGACGTCACTTCAACAGCCTCTATTCTACTTTTGTCTTCATCGATTTCAACATTACTATCAATAGGTATTTTATGAGTATGagtgtaagtaattataaactatattaCTTCATATATTTCACAATTACTTTCAATTTCATATTCTAGTTCAATTGATTCTTCGTATActatttctttgtatttaattttgtttgcaTCTTTAACTTCAATTGTTTCTAGCTATTGTCATGTACGTACGTTGCTATTGGCTCGTTGTCCTGAGACAGCGTTTTGATTAGTTGTTGAAACCTTAGAGTTAGAGTGAGATAGCGTTATTTAGCCTCTGTAGCCGGCGCTGGCTTGCGCACGCGCGAAACCTTGCTGCTGGTGACCGAAAGCGGCGCCGGCGCCGTGCTGCTCGGGTTTGTACTGACCTGGAATTTAAAAATGGAGTTTTGTTATAACAAGTTTAACCTTTTTTAACATGAAACGTTGAGCTATTAAAAGAgttggaccaagctaactcaGCGTGGCATTTGCAATAACAAAGTATGACAATGTCAAATTTCTGGTTTATAATGTCGCtgcctcactttgttctgttcaaataagtgcaaagttagcttagatggACTCTAATTTATGTTTTGGAATGAACtgagtaaaattatttatgttggTCATACGAGTATTAACTATTTGTTCTGACATTAAGGATTGCAATAAGTCCAAAGTTGTGCGGCAAGGTAGGTTTATATTCAAATTTCGTCAAAATTAGAGCTGGACGGAACCTAGCACAATGGCCCTATTTAAAAATCAGTTTTCGAAGACTGGTCACTATGATTACGATTAAATTTactataaaaagtataaaactgtAGGTATCTATTCTTTGCGaataattttcataacaaaCGTTGAAGTTTGTAGTAGCGATAGCGAtagtaaataagtaggtatacataaggatttattttttaatgtatctcTAACAAAGTTATAATAAACTGCTACGTTAAGAGAATTAGcaatatccaaaaaaaacttCAGAAAATGATAATCATACAGACAATTTTTATTTCCGTAACTGCACTTTTCTTAAGGTAAAACTCATTATCATCATAAACGTCATGTTTTACACCTTTATAATCGTTTACATCTATTAAGACACCTTCACTAACCTATTGTTAGTCATTCGCTCATTATCCTTCACAAATTCCCATCCCACCATTTACACGATCTTCTCGAAATTCCAATTTAACAAGGTAATGTCACCTTTAATTGTATAGCATTAAGGAACGGAGCGCAAATGGACTGTTTCCCAAGATCTAGAGTGAGGGGTCATTGTGAAACATCGAAAGGTCAGTACAACAGGTGTGTTCACTAAATTACTATCCAAACGCCTGGACTGATTGAGTGAACGACTTGAAGTTTTGCAACCCAGTATAGTATGACTTGGATATCAATAGCAATTATGAATGATCAGAGACCATTATTATGTTGGATTGAATGATTTGCTTGAATTGGAAGCGCATGGAATTATCCCAGGTAATATTGCCGTTTTATACACGTTCTTTGTGGGTTAGATTTTGATACAGGTAATTAGGTTTTAAGGTCGATTAGAAGAACATAGATTTAGGAATTTTAATGGAAATATCCTCTACCAGAATAGAGTAGGAAATTAAGTTTACGTGTGAGATATTCCGAACATTTTCTTATAGTGTGttactgaatcgacaaaaaagaCATTCGATATTCGTAAAGACGATTTTATTAACAGTATTAATGAATtcttatgaaaatattaatacttgATTAATGACGCTCGGTGTCTAATGAGCGAGGATAAAATAGGCGAAAGCAataaatttttttaagaaaatagtGCACTGTGTATAGTTAATCTGGTCCGTTGAACTTTCCAAGGAAGGGAATGGGCCTAGTAAATCAGgcaaaggtgacattcggatatcAACTGCGGCTGCATTACTTTTGGCACATTACCAGACctgtcaatttccttgtttACACATTATTGCAGCGATTATGACACTCATCTTATCAAGGACATTTATCATCAACGCCGCTGCAGTAAGATCACAATAGTAGTGCAGCTGTAGTTGACATCCAAACATCACCTTTGAGTCAAACGAACAGATTGACTCAAAGGTGATGTTTGGATTTTTTGAGAGCTTCCCAAAAGCGAAAACCAAAATTTCCAAAGATTCAAATAGTTGTATTATAGGACTACTCACCATCATCGATGATACCAGCGGCTTCATCAGCAGCGTTCTGTTCCAGAGCCTTCAGGATTTCCTCAGGGACGGGGGGAGCGGTGGGGATGTGCGCGCCCTGGGGCTGGAAGCCTCCCTGGCCGGCGGCGAAAGAGATGGAGTAGACCTGGCCGTCGTCACCGGTGTACTGGAAACCACCCTGGGATTCGATGCCGTCAGCCTGGAAAggcaaataaatactttatcaaTTGATTCCGTATAAATATACAGTCCGACGATCGGATAAttcattaatacttaatttcctAAATTCTGTCCTATTATTGAccgtattttatgaaatatttttcaagTTCAAATTTATTTTGCAATCGCGATTACGGTTGATATGTAactaattaaactaattaaaccaacaaacttttaaatcaattttttttagagacTATGTCTAAATAACTGTTAAAAAAACCTTTATCTTAATGTCCATGAGTACAAAAACGCAAACTTCAATTTCTACATGACCTTTCGACAACTCAACCTTATTATTCTTCAAATCATAACAGGAAATCATTTAGAATGTGCCCTTGATGCTCTAGGATTCTACATCGAATACGTCGGCGGTCATCCAAAGTTCAGGACCTTCACATAACAGGGCGATGCCTTTGTGTCGGCACAATGCAGTTCTCACCTTTGTCAGTATCGTACAAGGAACATGCAGTTTTACATGCTTTTGTCACTTTGGGAATGATTTTACGATAACGTTAGTGCCGGAAAAATTTATGTTACAAAAAGTTTATGCCATGTTTCATAACTTTAGACAATGTATTGCGAATCGGTAGCAGAATAGATAGTTTTGAGCATCTTTATGCGCTATTGTTCGCGAAGTACATGTCATCATCGGATCGCACTAGGTATTTGTGCGCATGAATAGCATACAACTTTTGTAAGCGTCTTTATTAATAAAAGCAGACCGTGACTTTGTCTGCGAAagactaatcaattgtttatttcatttcttgtatctttttactgaattgtggcaataaagagtattatatctatctgtatatatgtattttcagATATATAATTTTACATAGAAGGTAACCCACGCAATAACCATTTCTTCCGTCGCAAGCTTCGCACGGCGCGTCATATCTTTTATTCCCTTCTTATTTCCAGACTTTACTTCTCTAAAAGTACTGAAATAGTGTATCAAATCCGGTTCAAATTGACCTACAGCCTGCGTGCGATTGCCGTGCAGCGTAAAGGGCAGTGACCAATACAGACACAAAGGTCAATATGGCAACGTTAGTACAGATTTATTGGATTGATTAGAACCGCATATCATTTAACTTTAAATGCTAATTGCTTGATGTGCTTTTACCAATACCAACCCGTTAAATGTTTCTCATGACTTATTAAGACTTCGAAACGATATTTGGATACTAATTTCATCAAATATTACCAACGACAACGTAGCAATTGATTGAtgaaatacatacctacttattttgaaGTTCACTCTCCTTGAAAACAAATGATATGAATAATTTCTTAAGTTTACTTTTCAAATATGTCATTACTATTTATTCTAGGTTAATAAGAGAATACAATGAAGTAATTTTAACCACAGCCTTGTGTCAGGTAATCATCAAGTGCACATAGATTTAGActgtttataattatgtttaatgaCTGTCTTTTAGATTGACATTGGAGTGTGGCCGGTTGTTGTAATCAGCCATTTTGTGGTTGAAGAGCAAAATTTGACCAAATaacaaatgtaattttaattctcATAACTGAttctatatttttaaagataatgttttctacgtatttatattaaattatatcctCTATCTCTTTATAGGACAACGGTCTCAAAAAGGACCAtgctaaaacatttttttttgtacagatTTTTTTGGACTTTGACATTGGCGATGAGGATTTTTTTCAGCCTTGTCCGTTAAAGGGTTTTACGATGCTTACGAAGATACATAATTAGATCAAAATGCATTAGTAGACACCTGTATATGTGAAGGTCGATTGCTAGTTGCTACTCAAGCGATTACTCATTCAACTAACTATTTAACATCACATTAATTACCAAAAGCACCGTATCATTTAAATGTATCATTCATTCAATTCATGTATAATGTATCATTGCATTTGAAATTTATGTTTCGATGTATCGTAACTTTGTGCACGTTGTAGTAGTGTAATTgttgtagttttaattggtGTAACTTTGTGCACGTTGTAGTAGTGTAATTGTTGtagttttaagaaaataatgtattaattagttttattttgattgTTAAGATAGCATGCTCACTAGCAGGCTGAATACACTGTACCTCAGAAATGTGTTTGACAACATCCGCTTCACTGTTTTAAGCAACAGTTTATTTTCATGAGCATAATATgataatttcaataataattaataaaatccgTTTAAATATAATTCCATACTTATTGCAATTTGTATTTTCCGCTTCTTGTCTACTGCAATCCTTTATATTTCACTCTGCCAGTAACTAAGTAAACGTAATTACTCATCTGACCCAAGTCATTTTATCATGTCCCAAATCCATCACTATCATCTCAATCAACAGCCATCCTACCGAAAGTTTCATCAGTGCTTTGCGCAAACTTGAACCCTGTACGGTATTCATAATATCATTAAGATCTTGCAACCatccgacaattttttttgcatcgTATGTCAAGCTTTCACGATTGTTGACTCTTGAATAATGGGCTCTTTTGATGGATGGTCCGCTGCGTTGCTTTTGATAAGTATttcatatacttaaatacaactTATACTTGTTAGTAAATGCCTGTAATAAGAAAGCGTAATTGAAATGACTTTTTTTGACCGAGTACTTCTcgaccgattctcgtgaaattttgagaGATGGTTCGGATATATTTCTTCATAGtttgattgtttttttctgTCGTATCGTTTTTtgaacatttttaaaatggtggATTTTGGCATAAAGAACATATGTGCCAGTAGGGTCTAGGGCACTTAAACCTTAAACCTTTGTGAGTTTGCTGTGACacaaaaaaaagcatttttttattattactttttttaacttattttgtcGCCAGATTTACAGCtaacagagccactagtttaaaCCACttagtggcaaacaagcatctGGTCAGCtggatggtaagcggtcaccgtaggttatggacgcctgcaactcgatgcgcgttgccggccctttCAACGCCTGTACACTgcttttttgaaaaacctaTACTGTAATCCCTCGAGGAAACCTCGGCacggagctcattccacagccagaACGTCCGCTGGAGGAAATTCTAAACCGTACattgcgcgaccatttaggaccagggctataaccgcgaaaatcgaagttggtcaattgcgggcacttttctctgtcactctaattacgtcttagtgagagtaaaatagaaagatccccgcaatttgcgaatttcggttttcgcggtaggcccccaggcatACGTACGTACCTACCAGTTTTAGACTTATAGGTATTTGTATCTTACGGACTTACCTCATGACCCTGCTCCTCAGCCTTAATTCCATTCTCCGTCTCGTAGTTATATCTGAAGTTGCCCTCCTTCACGTCGGAGTCCAGCGCCAGGATCTTGGCGTTCCTCTCGAAGGAGGCCTGGGGCCGGTTGGACTGCTCGGGGTAGGCTGGGGCAATGCCGGCGGCGGCTACACCGAGGAGAGCGGAGATCAGGAGCTGCGGGCAAAATGGAGCATGGTTAGTAATTAATACTTTATCGTATATGTGCGGAACTAGATAGGTACATTGCAAAAAGTActaaggcgaacttatccttaAGACGGTTATATAGGTTAATAGCGTTATTTCCGTTTTGTGGCGTGACAGTCCTTTACAGATGAGGGGCTGCTTGGTTTTAAAATTTAGACGATAGTTTCTGCAAAGTTAAAAAAGCCGAATCCATTTTGGATTAGTCTtccaaaatattatacttaccGCACTACAActtagtaattaaaaaaaaatatttgcggacaatcttacacagatcgatctaggcccaaactaaacaaagcttgtactatgggtaatAGGCGACCCATGAActcagaaaacacccatgactcaggaacaaatatctgcgtTGATCACataaatatatgcccttaccgggatacgaacccgggaccatcggcttcataagcagacCTTACCTCATTaccccactaggccagacaggtcgtcattaTAGTATATCTTACACTATTATTAAAGCTAAATCAATTATAAAACCGCGCACAGTTGCAAAATTAAATACCAGTCATATATAACATATTGCCTAAAGCATAAGCATGACCTGTCATTCCTACATGTCAAGTTCGTTATGTAACAAAAGCTAGACATGTAACAATCGAGTCAAGTAAAAATGGATACAAGACCCATACTATTTATATGAAACTTTATACCTATTCactatagttattaattatatGGTTAGTTGGTTATGAGTCTATTGTATGTGATGAGCTTTTGTTAGATTTTGCAAGAAAGATACAACGGATCATGACGGAAGTCTCAGTTACTGTCTAAATTGATGTTTTCGAATAACGCAATCcagtttaagattttttttagttattgatTTTTTGCGACTGAAAGtctgttagagtcagaccaagacaagtctgctacgattttgatagcacacgctgtgcaagtgttattacaCGTCATAAttgcatagaagtttgacgtttaaaataacacttgcactgcgtgtgctatcaaaatcgctgcagacttatcttggtctgactctaataaaTTTCCATTTAGATTTAGGAAAACAATTTTGGCCTTTTTTATGATACAATACAAGATTCTTGCTAAGATGAATGTGAGATTCATAATTCTGAGAAGAAATTATCGAATTGTTAAGAAAGGCTTTTTTTGgaataagtacttatactaaaaaaattgagataggaagataagattatttttataaaaaaatatattacatctTTCTACATGAATACATAAAATTTTAGTGGGAGTCTATATCACTATAATTATTAGATGGGCGTGGAAGTGCCGCTGGCCAAGTCTGGGTTTGGTTAGTTGatgatataattataacttGTTATCTTTAATTAGATGCAATATTAGATTATATCAATGTTATAACTTTTGTTGCATTATAGTCTTGAAAGTTATTAAAGTTCATATAATCACGATGCAATGTGTACTGTAATATGAGTACGTattaaattagatattttaataaatatgtttatttttttctaaaacactaataacaaagcctaaagaatatttaatatttttattttttgcacaaaaccattttttttaaacttaaaaaaataatattgatattaaatatttttttctttcattaaagtaatattattataaacaccGACACAAAAAACTTACCAGTTTCATTTTTGCGAGTACGTGTGGTCTCCAAGGAGTCGAACCTACGAATGTACAGTCGACGAGCGCTCCTCCTATATATACTTGAGAGCGGTTGCAAAACGCCTAGATAATAATGTTACTActtttcctaataaataaagttCGTTTTTGCGCATACGCATGCATATTGTGATAGCTTTATGGGTCACAGCTTTAAGCTTTTAGACTttgaaaattgaataaaaacaaatattttagttaGAATTGCTGctattttctttaaacaatattaaaaaattataagttttgAAGAGCTTTCTTCAAAGGTTCCTTCTTTTTCAAACGTTTTGGaatttaacatatatatatatatatataataaaattaacttgtATAAATTTGGACACAACAAAGATTTTTCAGGTCGTTGATA is part of the Cydia pomonella isolate Wapato2018A chromosome 18, ilCydPomo1, whole genome shotgun sequence genome and harbors:
- the LOC133527388 gene encoding cuticle protein 3-like, translated to MKLLLISALLGVAAAGIAPAYPEQSNRPQASFERNAKILALDSDVKEGNFRYNYETENGIKAEEQGHEADGIESQGGFQYTGDDGQVYSISFAAGQGGFQPQGAHIPTAPPVPEEILKALEQNAADEAAGIIDDGQYKPEQHGAGAAFGHQQQGFARAQASAGYRG